ACAGTTGCCGCCGGACGACCATGTGTTCGTCCACGATATTCCGCTGGCCGGCCGATCCGGCAGACCCGGCAAACCGATGTCGCTGCTCGACAGCCGCTGGGAATTGTCGCGCGGGAGCAAGCTCGGCACCTTCAACATCCGTGGCTACCGGCCGGTGTACGTACTGCCGATCTTCGTCACCAGCAACCAGAACAATCGCCCGACCAGCCCCAACCCGAACAACACGGTGCGTACGGCGCAGCAGTTGCAGAACATCGAAATGAAATTCCAGCTCAGCCTGAAGACCAAGATCTGGCAGGGCGTGTTCGGCGACAAGGGCGACCTATGGGTGGGCTATACACAGTCATCGCGCTGGCAGGCCTACAACGCCAGGATCTCGCGCCCGTTCCGCGAAACCGACTATCAGCCCGAAGCGATCCTGGTGTTCGGCACGCACTATCACCTGCTGGGCTGGGAAGGCCGGATGTTCGGTATTGGCCTGAACCACCAGTCCAATGGGCGCGCCGACCCGCTGTCGCGCAGCTGGAATCGCGTGATCGCCGACTTCGGCTTCGAACGCGACGGCTGGACGCTGATGATCCGTCCCTGGTGGCGTATTCCCGAGGCACGCAAGGACGACAACAACCCCGACATCAGCAACTACGTGGGCCGCGCCGACATGCAACTGGTGCATGAATGGCACGGCCAGGAATTCGGCCTGATGGTGCGCCACTCGCTGCGTGGGGGTAGCCGCAGCCATGGCGCCGCCCGGTTTACCTGGAGCTTTCCGCTGGCCGGCAACGTGCGCGGCTACATGCAGGTATTCAAGGGCTACGGCGAGAGCCTGATCGACTACAACCACAACGCCACCTATCTGGGCCTGGGCATCTCGCTGCTCGACTGGTACTGAACGATCGATCGCCGGAAACGACGAAGGCCCGGGGTATCCCGGGCCTTCGCGCATGCAACCGAAGTGGCAATGCTCAGTGCTGGTGGCCGCCGGCACCGTGCACGTGGCCGTGGGACAGTTCCTCTTCGGTGGCCTCGCGCACTTCGACCACCTCGATGGCGAAGTGCAGCGTCTTGCCGGCCAGCGGATGGTTGCCGTCGATGTGCACGGTCTCGTCCTCGACCTTGGTCACGGTGACGTTGAAGACGCCCTGCGGCCCCTGGCCCTGGAACTGCATGCCCGGCTGGATGTTGTCCACGCCCTGGAAAGCGCTGCGCGGCACGGCCTGGATCAGCTCCGGCTGGTGCTCGCCATAGCCTTCGGCGGGCGCCACATCGACATTGAACTTGTCGCCGACCTGGTGGCCTTCCATCGCCTTTTCCAGGCCCGGCACGATCTGCCCCTGGCCATGCATGTAGGGCAGCGGCTCGCGCCCGGCGGAGCTGTCGACGACCTGGCCGGCATCGTCGGTCAAGGTGTAATGGAAGGAGGCGACGGTGCGCGGTGCGATCTGCATCGTGGGAAATTCCGGTAACGTGTGAATGGACCGGTTCTGCGCCGGTACGAACGAACAGCCTAACAGATCGGCGCCACGCCTTCCCGGAGCAGCCGCGCCGCCAAGCCAGAATGCACCACCCACCGGAACCCCGAAGACATGGCAACCCTGCTGGCCGACTGGCGCCACGGCCCGACCCATCGACACGTCTGGGCACTGGCCACGCCGATGATCCTGTCCAACCTGTCTGTTCCGCTGGTGACGCTGGTGGACAGCACGGTGGCCGGCCACCTGCCGCACACCAGCGACCTTGCGGCCGTTGCGGTGGGCAGTGCCATCTACACCCTGCCGGTATGGTGCATGGGCTTCCTGCGCATGGGCACGACCGGCTTTGCCGCGCAGGCGCACGGCAGCGGCAGCGGAACGGCGCTGCGCACGATCCTGGCGCAGGCGCTGCTGCTGGCGGCAGTCATGGGCCTCTTAGCGGGCACGCTGATGTGGCCGGTACTGCCATGGTTAATCGCGCAGATGCACCCGTCCGCCGCCCTGGGCAGCCTGGGCCTGCAGTACCTGCACCTGCGGCTGTTCGGCCTGCCTGCGGCGATGCTGAACTATGCGCTGGCAGGCTGGTTCATCGGCAAGCACGACACACGTTCCGCACTGTATCTGCTGCTGGTGACCAACCTGGTCAACATCGCACTGAACCTGCTGCTGGTGCCGGGACTGAAGATGGGGGTGCCGGGCATCGCATGCGCATCGGTCGGCGGCGTGTGGTGTGGCTCCCTGTTCGGCCTGAACCGCGCGCGCGGCATGTTGCGCAACCTGGGCGGCCGGGCCGACTGGCAGGCGATGCGCAAGTGGACGCACTGGCGGCCGCTGCTGCTGGTCAACCGCGACATCTTCCTGCGCACGCTGGCGCTGGTTGCGGTGTTCTTCTCGATGTCACTGCTCGGCACGCGGCTGGGCGATGCCGTGGTCGCAGCGAACACGCTACTGCTGAACGGGCTGATGGTGACCGCCTTCGGGCTGGACGGCTTCGCCAACGCGATCGAGGCGCTGACCGGTCACGCCATCGGCGCCCGGGATACCGCCAGTCTGCACCGGGCACTGGTCGTGGCGGGCGGATGGTCCTTGCTGGGAAGCCTCGGCTTCGCGCTGTTCTTTACATGCTTCGGCCACCTGTTCGTGGATCTGCAGACCAGCCTGCCGGCCGTGCGCCGGATCGCCTACCGCGCCCTGCCCTGGCTGGCGATCCTTCCGCTGGTCGGCGTGTGGAGCTACCTGCTCGATGGCCTTTTCGTGGGCGCCACCCGCGCCCGCGAAATGCGCAACGGCATGCTGCTGTCGGCGCTGCTTTTCGGGCTGCTTGCATGGGCCTGCCGCGACTGGGGCAACAACGGGTTATGGCTCGCCTTCGTGGCCTTCATGGCCATGCGCGGGGCCAGCCTCGGTTTCATGGCATGGCGACTGCGACACCGTGGCGCATGGATCGCCAGCCCGGCAACTGGCTGAGCATGGCACCGCTGCGGGATACTCGTCGGATGAAGCAGACCCCGCCGACGCGCCCTGGCGCCCACCTCGCCGCCCTTGTCCTCGCCACGTTCGCCCTCCTTCTGCCCACTGGAACGTTCGCGCAGGCCCCGCCGGCACCGGCTGCGCATTCGATCGCCGCGCTGGGCGGGCAGATCGACGCGATCATCCACCAGGCGCGTTTCGCCGGTGCCGCCTGGGGCATCAAGGTAGTGTCGCTGGACAGCGGCGACACGCTGTACAGCTATCGTCCCGACCACCTGCTGCTGCCTGCGTCCACGGCGAAGCTATACACCGCCGCGCTGAGCCTCGACACGGTCGGCGCCAATTACCGCATTCCCACCCGCCTGCTGGGTACCGGACCGATCAGGCAAGGCACCCTGGAAGGACCGCTGGTGCTGTACGGCATGGGCGACCCGTCGCTCGGCGCAACCGATGCCACCGCCGACTGGGCCGACCAGCTTGCCCGTCAGCTGATCGCGCGCGGCATCCGTCGCATCCGCGGCAACCTGATCGCCGACGCCCGCTATTTCACCGGCCCGCGCCTCGGCCCTGGCTGGGAAGCCAGCGACCTGCAGAACTGGTACGCCGCGCCCGCCTCGGCACTCACGGTCGACGAAAACACCATGACGGCCACCGTGCATCCGGCGAACCGCCCCGGCTGGCCCACCCGCGTCACGCTCGACCCCGCGGACGGGGTGGGTACGCTGCGCAACACGATGCACACCGGTGCCACGCACTCGCCCGCGAACATCAATCTCTACCGCGCCCCGAACTCGCCCACGCTGTATGCCTTCGGCAGCGCGCCCGCGGGCTCGCCAGTGCAGCACTACCGGCTGGCCATCAACGATCCGCTGCGGTTTGCCGGCGCACAACTACAGCGGGCGCTCGCTCAGCACGGCATCAAGCTGTTAGGTCATGTACGCACGCTGCGCTGGCCGCAACAGGACACGGACTTGCTGGCACACGCACAACTGCTGGGCGAAGTGCTGTCGCCGCCGCTGATCGACGTGCTTCGCAGCGGCCTGAAACGCTCGCAGAACCTGTATCTGCAGAACCTGTTGCAGATCGCGGGCGTGCGCGCACAGGCTGCCGCCACATCGGACCCGCCGCCGACAACGTTTATGAGCAGCACCGACTGGGGCCTGCATGCGCTACAGGCGCTGCTCAAGCGGATCGGTATCGCACCGTCGGAAGCCCTGCTCGAAGAAGGTACGGGACTCTCGCGGCAGGACCTCACCACGCCGGCCGCGCTGGTGCGCCTGCTTCAATACCTGGCTGCGCAGCCGTATGCCGACCAACTACGCAATGCGCTGCCGATCGCCGGCGTCGACGGTACCCTGAAGTGGCGCATGCGTGATACGCCCGCCGCGGGCAATGTGCATGCAAAGACGGGCAGCATGACCTACGTGGACTGCCTGGCCGGCTATGTCACCACCGCCGGCGGAGAGCATCTGGCCTTCGCCATCATGCTCAACCACTACCACCGACCCGACAGTGCTCCGCCGGCCGGACGTGACATCGATGCCATCGCCGAACTGCTGGCGACCCTGCAGGGCCGGAGCTGAACCCGGCCATCGGCCGGGCAGGCGCTCAACTTGCGGGCAGGTCGCGGGCGATCTTCGCGGGCGTATCGGTCGGCGCGTAACGCTTGCGCACCTGTCCGTCCGGGCCGATCAGGAACTTGGTGAAGTTCCACTTGATCGCCTCGCTGCCTAGGATGCCCTTGCCCTCGTGCTTCAGCCACTTGTAGAGCGGATGCGCCACCTCACCGTTCACCTCGATCTTGGCAAACATCGGAAAACTGACGTCGTAGCGGGTGCTGCAGAAGCTGCGGATCTCCGCTTCGTCACCCGGTTCCTGGTGGCCGAACTGGTCGCAGGGAAAGCCCAGCACGGTGACGCCGCGGTCGCGATGCTCGCGCCACAACGCCTCCAGTCCCTCGTATTGCGGGGTGAAACCGCATTTCGAGGCCACGTTGACGATAAGCAGGGTGCGCCCACGCCATTCGGCTAGCGGGCGTTCGTTTCCGTCGATGTCACGTGCGCTGAAATCGTAGACACTGGTCATGGCGTGGCCTGATCGGGCATGAGGGGAAAACTGGACGTATGGAAGTCTACGCCAGCGGCTAGAATACCGTCCCGCCTCCAGTCCCGACCGCCGTGATCCGTTTCCTCGACGTCCACAAGTCCTACCACGTCGATGGCCGTGACGTTCCGGCCCTCGCTCCCTTCAGCCTCGATATCGACGACGGCGAGGTGTTCGGCATCATCGGGCACTCGGGCGCCGGCAAATCTACCCTGCTGCGCATGATCAACCTGCTGGAACGGCCCAGCGGTGGCCGCGTGCTGGTCGGCGATCTGGATATGACCGCACTGGACGACACCGCACTGCGCATGCAGCGCCAGCGCATCGGCATGATCTTCCAGCACTTCAACCTGCTCGACTCGCAGACGGTAGCGGACAACGTGGCCTTCCCGCTGAAGCTCGCCGGCCAGCACGACACGTCCACGATCCGCGCACGCGTCGATGAACTGCTGGCACGGGTCGGCCTGAGCGGGCACGCCGACAAATACCCGTCGCAATTATCCGGCGGCCAGAAGCAGCGCGTCGGCATTGCCCGCGCCCTGGCCAACCGCCCGTCGATCCTGCTCTGCGACGAGGCGACCAGCGCGCTCGACCCGCAGACCACCGGCGACGTGCTGGAGCTGCTGGCCGAGATCAATCGCGAACTCAGGCTCACCGTCGTGCTGATCACCCACGAGATGGATGTGGTCCGCCGCATCTGCGACCGCGTAGCGGTGCTGGACAGCGGACACATGGTGGAACTGGGCGCGGTAGCCGACGTGTTCCTGCACCCGCAGCACCCGACCACACGGCGCTTCGTGGAAGAAGCGCTGCCCGAGGAAAGCGCCGCGGAACAGGCGCCGTATGCGCAGGTGAGCGGACGCATCCTGCGCCTGAGCTTCCGCGGCGAGGCCACGTGGACACCCTCGCTGAGCCGAGTCATGCGCGAAACCGGGGTGGATTTCAACATCCTTGCCGGCCGCATCGACCGTATCAAGCACCTGCCCTACGGCCAGCTCACACTGGCACTCGAAGGCGCCAACGTGGACGCCGCACTGCAGGCGCTGCGCGGTGCCGGCATCGAGATCGAGGAGATGACGCGATGACCGCCGCACCATTGCTGCACGCCCTGTTCCCCAACATCGACGACTGGGGCGAAATCGGCCAGGGCTGCGTCGACACCCTGCTCATGCTGGGCGGTTCGCTGGCGCTTACCGTGCTGATCGGCCTTCCGCTCGGGGTTCTGCTATACCTCACCGCACGCGGCCAGTTGCGCGCCATGCCGAGGCTTTATGGGCTCACCGCGCTGATCGTGAACGTGCTGCGCTCGATCCCCTTCATCATCCTGATGATCGTGCTGATGCCGGTCACCTATTTTCTCGTCGGCACCCGCCTCGGCATCCGCGGCGCGATTCCACCGTTGGTGATCGGCGCCGCGCCGTTCTTCGCCCGGCTGGTGGAGACCTCTCTGCGCGAGGTGCAGCCCGGCGTGATCGAGGCGGCACAAGCCATGGGTGCCAGCACCTGGCAGATCGTGCGACGCGTACTGCTGCCCGAGGCCCGCTCCGGTATCGCCGCCGCGATCACCGTAACCGCCATCGCACTGGTCGGCTACACCGCGATGGGTGGCGCGATCGGCGCCGGCGGTCTTGGCGATCTGGCCTATCGATATGGCTACCTGAGCTACAAGTCGGACTACATGGTGGTGACCGTATTCCTGCTGATCGTTCTGGTACAAGCGCTCCAGGTCATCGGCGAGCGTATCGTGACGAGGCTTTCCAGGCACTGACAGGCGTTTTGCACATGGCCGTATGGACGGCTATCCTTGTGCGCCGCAAAGAGACTCACGCCATGAAACTGCTGCTTGCCGCCGTCGTCGCCACGCTGGCCCTGTTGCTGCTGGCCGGCTGCGCGTCGCATGACGACGAAGACCCGCACACGCTCACCGTGGCCGCCACCGCCATCCCGCATGCCGAGATCCTGCAGCAGGTCAAGCCGATCCTGGCGAAGGAAGGCGTGAAGCTGAAGATCAAGGTCTTCGCCGATTACGTTCAACCCAACCTGCTGGTTGCCGAAAAAGCCATCGATCTCAACTACTTCCAGACCCGCCCGTATCTGGATGCCTTCAACCGCGAGCACGGCACGCATCTGGTGACCATCGTGGGCGTGCACATCGAGCCGTTCGGCGCCTACTCGCGCAAATACAAGAACATCGGCCAGCTTCCCGATGGCGCCAGCGTGGCCTTGCCGAACGACCCGAGCAATGAGGGCCGTGCCCTGCTGCTGCTGGCCCACAACGGCCTGATCACGCTGAAGAACCCCAAGGACCAGCTGTCCTCGCTGCAGGACATCGTGGCGAACCCCAAGCACCTCCGGTTCAAGGAGCTGGAGGCCGCCATGCTTCCGCGCACCCTGGACGAAGTGGATCTGGCGCTGATCAACACCAACTACGCGCTGGCCGCCGGCCTCGATCCGCAGAAGGACGCGCTGCTGATCGAGAACAAGGATTCGCCGTACGTGAACTACCTGGTCGGCCGCCCCGATGAAGTTAACGATCCACGCGTGCAGAAACTGGCGAAGGCCTTGACCAGCCCGGCCATCAAGGCCTTCATCGAGAAGAAGTATCACGGCGCCGTGCTGCCGGCATTCTGACCTTCTTCAACCGCAGCACGCCCGGTCCTCGTTCGACGGACCGGAATCCGTGACCACGGCGCCGCGCAAGCGGCGCCTGCACGTCAGCCTTGCCCGGTCAGCCCTGCGAGGCGGGAATCTCGAACACCTGACGCAGATAGGTCACGTAGGCCTCGTCGTCGCACATGTTCTTGCCGGGCGAATCGCTGAGCTTGGCCACCGGCTGCCCGTTGCAGCGGACCATCTTGATGACGATGTTGAGCGGTTCCGGCCCCACGTCGTTGCTGAGATTGGTACCGACACCGAAGGCCAGCAGACAGCGACCACGGAAGTGTTCGTATAGCTGCATCACCTTGGGAATATCCAGTCCATCGCTGAAGACCAGCACCTTGCTGCGGGGATCGACGCGGTTGGCACGGTAGTGCGCGATCATCCGCTCGCCCCAGGCGAACGGGTCGCCCGAGTCGTGCCGGGCACCGTCGAACAGCTTGCAGAAGTACATGTCGAAGTCGCGCAGGAACGCCTCAAGTCCATACACATCGGACAGCGCGATGCCGAGATCGCCGCGGTACTCCCTGGCCCAGGTTTCCAGCGCCGCCACCATCGAGTCGCGCAGGCGTGGACCCAGCGCCTGGTGCGCCTGCAGATACTCGTGGGCCAGGGTGCCCAGCGGAGTCATGCCCAGGCGCTTGGCGAACCACACGTTGCTGGTGCCGGCCAGCTGCCTGCCCAGGCCATCGCGCAGCGCGACCAACACCTCTTCATGCCAGTCGCGCGAGAAGCGCCGGCGCGTGCCGTAATCGGCGATGTGGCAATGCTCGAAGTCCGGCGTCTCGTGCAGCATCGCCACCTTTTCGTGCAGGCGTCGGCGTCCTTCGGCAAGGTCCAGTCCTGGCTGGGTGTTGCGGAAATACACCTCGTTGACGATCGCCAGCAGCGGGACCTCGAACAAAATGGTATGCAGCCATGGCCCACGGACATGGATATCGATCTCGCCGTTGCCGGCCGCGGCCGGCTCGATCGTCACGTACTTGCTGTTGAGCTTGAACAGGCCCAGAAAGTCGACAAAGTCGCTCTTGATGAAGCGCATCTCGCGCAGATAGTCCAGCTCCTCGGCGGTGAAGCGCAGCTCGCACAGCGCGGCCAGTTCGGCCCGGATCTCATCGATATAGGGCACCAGGTCGATGCCCGGATTGCGGCACTTGAAGCGGTACTCGACCTGGGCGGCCGGGTAATGGTGCAGCACCACCTGCATCATCGAGAATTTGTAGAGATCGGTATCCAGCAGGGATTCGATGATCATGGGTCGTCCATCGTTCGCGGGGAATCGCCGTGCAGCAGACCTGGGGAGCGCGGCGGCAGGCCTGATTATGCCCGGCCCGGAGCGGTGGCGATCCATCGATGCCCGCCTACGGGCTGCCGGCAGGCATAAAAAAACCCCGCGAGCCAGGGGATGGACGCGCGGGGCTTGTCAGGTCGACGGCCTTGGGGAGGTTTGGCCGACCCCTCGGCGGCACGATGTACTGTGCCGCCTCTTGTCGCCATCACGGCGATACGTGTGCTTAGTGTGGCCGCCACGGGGAAAGTTCAAGGGCAGCGTTTATCCTCCAGACAGCCTGGCAGGCAACCGCCTCCCCGGCTCTACAATCGTTTCATTTCGCCGGAGAACACCATGCCGATGCGCTGGACCGCCTGCCTGATCGCGCTATGCCTTGCCCTGCCCGTCCATGCCGCAGACCTGAAGATCGACCTCGGGCACGGCAGCACCGTCTACAGCACCGCCCAGCTGCTCGCCCGGCCCGACGCACGCACGGTCGCCATTCCGCACGATGTCGCCTACGGCCGCGCCATGCGCTACCGCGCGATCCCCCTGCGGGATCTGCTGCCCGGCATCGCCCCCGGTGACCACCTTCAATTCGTCGCCGCCGACGGCTTCATTGCGGAGATACCTGCCGCCGTTCTCCTGAATCGGCAGGGCGCCCACCCCTGGCTGGCCGTGGAGGACCCCGCGCATGCCTGGCCCGACATGCCCCACGAAGACCAGAGTCCGGCGCCGCTCTACCTGGTGTGGACACACCCCGAAGCCGCCCACATCAGCTCGGAGCAGTGGCCCTACCGGCTGGTCGAGATCCGCCTGACCCGCAGCGTCGACCGCCGCTTCCCGGCGATCGTGCCCAGCCCGACACTGCCCGCCGGCAGCCCGGTTCGGCGGGGATTCGCGGTATTCAAGCGCACCTGCTTCGCCTGCCACACGCTCAACGGCGAAGGCCACGCCACGCTGGGGCCGGATCTCAACATTCCGTACAACCCCACCGAATACCTGCACCCCGACCTGCTACGCGCTTTCATCCGCAATCCGCAGTCGCTGCACCGCTGGCCCACAGCCAAGATGCACGGATTCCCCACGCAGGACGACATGTCCGATGCCGACCTGAACGCGGTCATCGCGTATCTCAGGTACATGGCAAAGCACAAGGTGAAGCACTGAGGCTTCAGGAGTGTACGTGTGACGTCTCCGCCAGTGTCTGGAGGGTCGAATCACGCTCTGCCTTGCGCTCATGGGCCAATGCCCGGACCCGCTGGTAGAACGCCGGCCACTGCCCATGGCTGGCCCGGAACAACACCGCGAAGGCAGGCGTCCACTGGTCATACAGGCCGAACGGCAACAGGCGCGCATTGTTGATCGGCCGCGCCACCCAGGCGTCATAGCGGTGGTCGCCCGGCCAATGCGTGTGGCGCCATGCCTTGTAGCGCTGACGGAAGGCTTCGATCTCGCGGTGCTTGCCGGCTGCCATGGCCTCCTCGTCCACGCCACTGGCATACAACGCCTTCAGACGATCGCGCAGCCCCAGTACCAGCCGGGTGAAACCGTCGGCCATCTGCCGAGCCTTGCCGTCGTCCGGAGGCAGGCCGCGCGCGGCACGCCATTCGCGCAGCCCCTCGGTCTGCACGAAGGTGGCGAACGATTCATTGAATGCGGTATCGCCCTTCACGTAGATCAGCTGGTGCGCCAGCTCGTGGAAGATGGTGCTGGCCAGATCGTCGTCGTCCCATTCCATCATGCTGGACAGGATCGGATCGGCAAACCAGCCCAGCGTGGAGTACGCCGGCACCCCGCCCACGTAGACGTCATCGCCGCGCTTGCGCAGCCGCGCAGCGTCGGCCTCGGCCCTCGCTTCGCTGAACCAGCCTCGATACGCCACGCAGCCGGCAAACGGGAAACACTGCGGGACGGCCTGGACCGAGAAACGTGGTGTGGCGAACACGTTCCACACCACATAAGGGCGATCCAGGGCCACGTAATAGGTATAGCTGCGGTTATGCGGCAAGCCCAGCCGCTGCCAGGCGAAGCGCCTTGCCTGCTGGGCAAGGCGCAGTCGTACCGCCAGTGCGGGTGACGTGGAAGGGTCGCGCAACACCTTGGCGATGCTGCGGCGATGCAGCAGCAGCTCACCCTCGCCATGCGTCACATGGGCGTAGTAACGCAGATTCGCGCAGGCCGACAGCAGGCACATCAACGCAATACCGAACAGCCACTTCGGAAACGGACCGCGACGCGGCAGATTCCACCGCCCCCTCATGCAGGCGCGAGGCCTCCCGCACACCCCACGGAATCAGTGATGACGGTGGTCATCGTGCCCCGAGTGACCGCGTGATCGACGGTCATGGCCACCGTCACCATGGTAGCCCCCCCGCTGCGCCGGGCGACCATGCCAGCCGCCATGATCACGGTCGCGATGGTAGTCGCCGCCGTAGCGCGGCCGGCTGTACCAGACTCCACCCACGGTGATACCCGGAGCCACGCAGCAGCCATAGCCATAACCACCATATCCGTAGTAGTACGGCGAGGCGTAATAGCTGTCGTTGTAGATCACCGCGGGACCGCGGCCGTAGTAGGCGCCACCCTGGTAGCCGTTGCTGCGTACATAACTGTAGCCGGGGGCCACGTAGCAGCCCGACAGCAATGCCGTCGCAGCGAGGATGGAAGCAATAGCCAGCAGACGTTTCATGGCAGTCCTCCATGGAAATATGGATCCAAGCTGACAGCACCCGCTTGAACTGGCACTGAGTCCCAAGAATCCACAAACAGGCTCCCTGTCCTGCCCATACGACTCAAGCCCCTTCGCACCACGCAACGTTCCGGTCGACACGCTACCTGTTCAGCGCTTGCCGCGTTTCGTGCCCTTGTCTGGTGCATGGGCCGCTGCCGCAGTGCCTGGCGCCTTGCTGGTCGTAGCGGCGGACGAATCGCGACGCATGCGCCGACGCTTGGCATCCAGCAGCGCCTGGATCTGCGCCACCGCCTCTTCCTGGGTGATATGTGGCACCGGTGCCGGAGCCGGTGATGTCGATACGTCGGCCGCGGACCGGGCAACCGTCTTGCGACCCAGCCCCGTCGTGCGGACAGCGGCCTTCTTCGTCACCGACTTTCTCGGCGGCGCTTTCTTTACGGCAAGCTTCCTGGCGGCAGGCTTTGCGGGTGCGGCTTTCTTCGCGGTGGGCTTTTGCGACGACGCCTTCTTGGCGGTGCTCGCAGCTGTCCCGGCCTTGTGGGCCGCTGACTTTCTGGCGGTGGATTTGGCTGCGGCCCGTTTGCCCGTGGCAGATGTCTTGGCTGCCGGGGGCGCTGCAGCGACCTTCCTGGTTGCCGCTTTTTTCGCAGGTGCTCCCGCGACCTTCCTGGAAGTCGTTCGGGAGACGGAAGTTCCGGCCGAGGATTTCTTCGCGGCCGACTTGCGGGTCGTTGCCATGCGTTCGTACTCCTTCGGTTGCCAATACCCCAGTATGGACACGCCCATCATGACCCGGACGTGAGCATGCCGCCCGTGTCAGAAGTGAGGCTGCGCCAGTTCGCCGAGAAAATGCGGCAGCACTTGCGGATTCACCAGCAAGGTGAACACCACGCCGTAAGCGGCGCCCCACAGATGTGCACTGTGATTGATGCTATCCCGTCCGCGCCGATCCATGTAGATGGAATAAGCCGTATACAGCACGGCATAGATGATCGCCGGCATCGGAATCACCAGCACGATGATCTGCGACCAGGGCGCCAGCAGGATGTAACCGAACAATACCGCCGACACGGCGCCCGAGGCACCGAGGCTGTGGTAGTTCGAGTTATTCCGGTTCTTGAGATACGTCGGCAGTATCGAAACCAGCAAGCCGCCGAGGTAGAACAGGGCGAACCCGAACATGCTGCCTATCGACCCGTCATAGAACGGCGCCATGTCACGACCGAAGAAGTACAGCGTCAGCATGTTGAACAGCAGATGGGTGCCGTCCGCATGCACCAGACCGTAGGTCAGCAGGCGGTAGTACTCGCGCTTGCGGGACACTGCCGGCGGCCAGAGGATCAGGTCGTCCATCACCTTGCGGTTGTTGAAGGCGATGAACGAGACAATGCAGGTGCCCGCGAGAATCAGGATCAACACAAGCGACATATGGCAATTCCGACCTTGAACATGAATCCTCCCATCTTCGCGTTCACGCGTGTGCTTGTCGACCGTTAGAATGCGCGCTCCCCATGCGGCCACGGCCGCCCGTCGAGCTCATGAATCCCATTCGTTACCTGCACCTGGACGTCTTCGCCGCACATCGTGGCGTCGGCAACCACCTTGGTGTGGTCACCGACGCGCGCGGCTGGAGCGACGCGCAGATGCAGCGCTTCGCGCGCTGGACCAACCTAGTCGAGACCACGTTCCTGTTGCCGCCATCCGCCCCCGGAGCCAGCTACCGCGTGCGGATATTCACCCCGCACAAGGAAATCCCCTTCGCCGGACACCCCAGCATCGGCAGCGCACACGCCGTGCTGGAGTGCGGGCTGGCTGCGCCGGTCGAGGGCCTGCTGTGGCAGGAGTGCGGCGCCGGCG
This window of the Dyella sp. A6 genome carries:
- a CDS encoding rhomboid family intramembrane serine protease; protein product: MSLVLILILAGTCIVSFIAFNNRKVMDDLILWPPAVSRKREYYRLLTYGLVHADGTHLLFNMLTLYFFGRDMAPFYDGSIGSMFGFALFYLGGLLVSILPTYLKNRNNSNYHSLGASGAVSAVLFGYILLAPWSQIIVLVIPMPAIIYAVLYTAYSIYMDRRGRDSINHSAHLWGAAYGVVFTLLVNPQVLPHFLGELAQPHF
- a CDS encoding cytochrome c, with the protein product MPMRWTACLIALCLALPVHAADLKIDLGHGSTVYSTAQLLARPDARTVAIPHDVAYGRAMRYRAIPLRDLLPGIAPGDHLQFVAADGFIAEIPAAVLLNRQGAHPWLAVEDPAHAWPDMPHEDQSPAPLYLVWTHPEAAHISSEQWPYRLVEIRLTRSVDRRFPAIVPSPTLPAGSPVRRGFAVFKRTCFACHTLNGEGHATLGPDLNIPYNPTEYLHPDLLRAFIRNPQSLHRWPTAKMHGFPTQDDMSDADLNAVIAYLRYMAKHKVKH
- a CDS encoding aminopeptidase; the protein is MCLLSACANLRYYAHVTHGEGELLLHRRSIAKVLRDPSTSPALAVRLRLAQQARRFAWQRLGLPHNRSYTYYVALDRPYVVWNVFATPRFSVQAVPQCFPFAGCVAYRGWFSEARAEADAARLRKRGDDVYVGGVPAYSTLGWFADPILSSMMEWDDDDLASTIFHELAHQLIYVKGDTAFNESFATFVQTEGLREWRAARGLPPDDGKARQMADGFTRLVLGLRDRLKALYASGVDEEAMAAGKHREIEAFRQRYKAWRHTHWPGDHRYDAWVARPINNARLLPFGLYDQWTPAFAVLFRASHGQWPAFYQRVRALAHERKAERDSTLQTLAETSHVHS
- a CDS encoding MetQ/NlpA family ABC transporter substrate-binding protein, translated to MKLLLAAVVATLALLLLAGCASHDDEDPHTLTVAATAIPHAEILQQVKPILAKEGVKLKIKVFADYVQPNLLVAEKAIDLNYFQTRPYLDAFNREHGTHLVTIVGVHIEPFGAYSRKYKNIGQLPDGASVALPNDPSNEGRALLLLAHNGLITLKNPKDQLSSLQDIVANPKHLRFKELEAAMLPRTLDEVDLALINTNYALAAGLDPQKDALLIENKDSPYVNYLVGRPDEVNDPRVQKLAKALTSPAIKAFIEKKYHGAVLPAF
- the pncB gene encoding nicotinate phosphoribosyltransferase, which produces MIIESLLDTDLYKFSMMQVVLHHYPAAQVEYRFKCRNPGIDLVPYIDEIRAELAALCELRFTAEELDYLREMRFIKSDFVDFLGLFKLNSKYVTIEPAAAGNGEIDIHVRGPWLHTILFEVPLLAIVNEVYFRNTQPGLDLAEGRRRLHEKVAMLHETPDFEHCHIADYGTRRRFSRDWHEEVLVALRDGLGRQLAGTSNVWFAKRLGMTPLGTLAHEYLQAHQALGPRLRDSMVAALETWAREYRGDLGIALSDVYGLEAFLRDFDMYFCKLFDGARHDSGDPFAWGERMIAHYRANRVDPRSKVLVFSDGLDIPKVMQLYEHFRGRCLLAFGVGTNLSNDVGPEPLNIVIKMVRCNGQPVAKLSDSPGKNMCDDEAYVTYLRQVFEIPASQG